The Erythrobacter insulae genome window below encodes:
- a CDS encoding serine hydrolase domain-containing protein — protein sequence MAYRNFETTELSRRTLFRGGSLLAAGAAISTLPFGRAAFAHDVSQAWPNVAALADKYVSSRKLANLFLTFGWGQNDHAHTVGGGTLSLSGSTPVDESSLYRIYSMTKPVTGMAIMMLVDDGLLSLDQPLHDLMPQFRDMQVLVDPEGSLDDTVPTNTPITIRQLLTHTAGLGYLITSKGPLLDAYRSNGLVGGRVSRIPIPGIPSVTPAPNLEVWADRLATLPLMYQPATKWSYSCSIDLLGRVIEVASGKDFETFLKERIFEPCGMASTWMTVPESEVPRLTDNYGILAGMPLPVDPAAVSIYTDAPKIPSGGGGLVSTPKDYDRFLRMLLGYGKLGKERVMGENAVRVGVSDLLPATVDTSGSWMAGQGHGAGGRSVNGTFGWGGAAGTLSAVDFNLGLRSALWTQYMPTEAYPIRDEFMAALEKDLTAMRAAKAA from the coding sequence ATGGCATATCGCAATTTTGAAACCACTGAACTTTCGCGTCGCACGCTTTTCCGCGGGGGCTCTTTGCTTGCCGCAGGGGCCGCGATCAGCACTCTGCCATTTGGACGCGCCGCATTTGCCCACGATGTAAGCCAGGCGTGGCCCAATGTCGCCGCGCTGGCGGACAAATATGTATCGAGCCGCAAGCTCGCGAACCTTTTTCTGACATTTGGCTGGGGCCAGAATGATCACGCCCACACCGTAGGCGGCGGAACATTGTCGCTCAGCGGGTCTACGCCGGTCGATGAAAGTTCGCTTTACCGGATTTATTCGATGACCAAGCCGGTGACTGGAATGGCGATCATGATGCTGGTTGATGACGGTTTGCTCAGCCTTGATCAGCCGCTGCATGATCTCATGCCGCAATTTCGCGATATGCAGGTTCTGGTCGATCCGGAAGGTTCGCTGGATGATACCGTGCCGACCAATACGCCGATCACAATTCGCCAGCTTCTCACCCACACTGCGGGTCTCGGTTACCTGATCACCAGCAAGGGTCCGCTGCTGGATGCGTATCGTTCCAACGGTCTTGTGGGTGGCCGGGTCAGCCGTATTCCAATTCCGGGTATTCCCTCGGTAACGCCTGCGCCCAATCTCGAAGTATGGGCTGATCGCCTTGCGACATTGCCGTTGATGTATCAGCCGGCAACCAAATGGAGCTATTCCTGCTCAATCGATTTGCTTGGCCGTGTCATCGAAGTCGCCTCGGGCAAGGATTTTGAAACATTCTTGAAAGAGCGCATTTTTGAACCTTGCGGCATGGCCAGCACATGGATGACTGTCCCTGAAAGCGAAGTCCCGCGCCTGACTGACAATTACGGCATTCTTGCCGGTATGCCGTTGCCGGTCGATCCGGCTGCGGTATCGATTTACACCGATGCGCCCAAGATCCCTTCGGGCGGCGGTGGATTGGTCTCTACACCCAAGGATTACGACCGCTTCCTGCGAATGCTGCTTGGCTATGGCAAGCTGGGCAAAGAGCGGGTGATGGGCGAAAATGCGGTCCGTGTCGGCGTATCCGATCTGTTACCGGCAACGGTCGATACCTCTGGTTCGTGGATGGCAGGACAGGGCCACGGTGCGGGCGGTCGTTCGGTCAATGGTACCTTCGGTTGGGGCGGGGCAGCAGGTACGCTGAGCGCGGTTGATTTCAACCTCGGCCTGCGTTCGGCGCTTTGGACGCAGTATATGCCAACAGAGGCATATCCGATCCGCGATGAATTCATGGCAGCGTTGGAAAAAGATCTAACCGCAATGCGCGCTGCCAAGGCAGCGTAA
- a CDS encoding peptidylprolyl isomerase produces MADTLTFTLDTGDGTGKDVVIKLRPDLAPGHVARITELASEGFYDGVVFHRVIPGFMAQGGDPTGTGMGGSDKPDLKAEFNAEPHSEGTCSMARSQMPDSANSQFFICFEDAEFLDGQYTVWGQVQSGMEHVHALPKGEPPAQPGKIVKATVA; encoded by the coding sequence ATGGCAGACACACTTACATTCACTCTCGACACCGGCGATGGCACCGGAAAAGACGTAGTAATCAAGCTGCGCCCGGACCTTGCGCCGGGCCACGTTGCGCGCATCACCGAACTCGCCAGCGAAGGTTTTTACGATGGCGTGGTGTTTCACCGCGTTATTCCCGGCTTCATGGCGCAGGGCGGCGATCCGACCGGGACCGGCATGGGCGGCAGCGACAAGCCTGATCTGAAAGCCGAATTCAACGCCGAACCGCACAGCGAAGGCACATGTTCAATGGCGCGCTCGCAAATGCCCGACAGCGCCAACAGCCAGTTTTTCATCTGTTTTGAAGACGCCGAATTCCTTGACGGTCAATACACCGTGTGGGGCCAGGTCCAGAGCGGCATGGAGCACGTCCACGCCCTGCCAAAAGGCGAGCCGCCCGCGCAGCCGGGCAAAATCGTAAAAGCCACTGTCGCCTAA
- the nudC gene encoding NAD(+) diphosphatase has protein sequence MGGEAFPSAPIAFAGSPIDRADNIRVDPDALAGHMNWRARVLKLDGLLPDIDETGGLAWGTLADVDPETELVFLGLRDDKACFAPVPDIGATGPAYAMPRAWQLMQQLRAEDLAIYGGARSLVDWHARHQFCARCGSRTLLTKGGWQRDCRPEDQGGCAAQHFPRTDPVTIMLVEHEDKLLLGRQPRFPPRMYSALAGFVEPGETIEEAVAREIWEEAGVRARDVKYIASQPWPFPSQMMIGCTSVTDDPELTIDETELDDARWFTRAELEDARRAGPDGNEQMIFPQKFAIAHHLIAWWLDR, from the coding sequence ATGGGCGGGGAGGCATTTCCGAGCGCCCCGATTGCTTTTGCAGGATCACCGATAGACCGCGCGGATAATATCCGCGTCGATCCTGATGCTTTGGCCGGGCATATGAACTGGCGCGCCAGAGTGCTTAAGCTGGACGGCTTATTGCCTGATATTGATGAGACGGGCGGGCTTGCATGGGGCACTTTGGCCGATGTCGACCCGGAAACGGAGCTCGTTTTTCTCGGGCTGCGGGATGACAAGGCGTGCTTTGCGCCTGTCCCTGATATTGGCGCGACCGGGCCAGCCTATGCAATGCCGCGCGCCTGGCAGCTGATGCAGCAATTGCGCGCCGAAGATCTGGCGATCTATGGCGGCGCGCGCAGCCTGGTTGATTGGCATGCCCGGCATCAGTTTTGCGCCCGCTGCGGGTCACGCACGCTTTTAACCAAAGGCGGCTGGCAGCGCGATTGCAGGCCCGAAGATCAGGGCGGCTGCGCAGCGCAGCATTTTCCGCGCACCGATCCGGTCACGATCATGCTGGTGGAGCATGAGGATAAATTGCTACTGGGGCGGCAACCGCGCTTTCCTCCGCGCATGTATTCGGCTTTGGCCGGATTTGTTGAACCGGGTGAAACCATCGAAGAGGCGGTTGCGCGCGAAATCTGGGAAGAGGCAGGCGTAAGGGCGCGCGATGTAAAGTATATCGCCAGCCAGCCATGGCCATTCCCCAGCCAGATGATGATCGGGTGTACATCGGTGACCGATGATCCCGAACTAACGATTGACGAGACCGAGCTGGATGATGCGCGCTGGTTCACGCGCGCAGAGCTTGAAGATGCACGGCGCGCGGGGCCGGATGGCAATGAACAGATGATATTCCCGCAAAAGTTCGCAATCGCGCATCACCTGATCGCATGGTGGCTGGATCGATGA
- a CDS encoding DsbA family oxidoreductase: MTDTLTIDIYSDVMCPWCAIGYGQLQKALGTLEGEIEAEIRWRPFELNPDMPTEGEEQEAHLQRKYRRSAEEGAAVRGQMRAIAEEAGVSLVYEGGEDPAPPAMMWNTRDAHILLGFALEQAGPAVQTQLKLALFKAHFNERKRIGQRDVLLDIAAETGLHREAAKAALEDPELNARVEAEERQAWDLNISGVPAMIVNGKFMIPGAQAPETYANALRRVAEKSRKQAEQ; this comes from the coding sequence ATGACCGATACGCTCACCATTGATATCTATTCCGACGTGATGTGCCCGTGGTGTGCGATTGGATATGGTCAATTGCAAAAAGCGCTGGGCACTCTTGAGGGCGAGATCGAAGCGGAAATCCGCTGGCGCCCGTTTGAGCTAAACCCCGATATGCCGACCGAAGGCGAAGAGCAGGAAGCGCATTTGCAGCGCAAATATCGCCGCTCTGCCGAAGAAGGCGCGGCTGTGCGCGGGCAAATGAGAGCCATCGCCGAGGAAGCGGGCGTTTCGCTGGTCTATGAAGGCGGTGAAGACCCCGCGCCGCCAGCGATGATGTGGAACACCCGCGATGCCCATATATTGCTCGGTTTTGCGCTGGAGCAGGCCGGGCCTGCGGTTCAAACGCAATTGAAACTGGCTCTGTTCAAAGCGCATTTTAACGAGCGCAAACGCATCGGGCAGCGCGATGTCCTACTCGACATTGCCGCTGAAACCGGACTGCACCGTGAAGCTGCGAAAGCCGCGCTTGAGGATCCAGAGCTGAATGCGCGCGTTGAAGCAGAAGAACGGCAGGCGTGGGACCTCAATATTTCAGGTGTCCCCGCGATGATCGTGAATGGCAAATTCATGATCCCCGGTGCGCAGGCTCCGGAAACCTACGCAAACGCGCTGCGCCGGGTGGCAGAAAAAAGCAGGAAACAGGCAGAACAATGA
- the mgtE gene encoding magnesium transporter, with translation MVDPSALDEETLTADTADEEVRPDDRIDDERHDEENRLKPQYVRGVRDALEAGDKGAVYDLVEPLHPADIADLIELFDSDERAQLAASITDLMTSDVVAELNDHVREVMMEALDPGAVATIAEQLETDDAVQLLEDLDEDDQKAIIAELEPETQAAVNSALAYPEETAGRLMNRHVMAVPEHLTVGDLIDYLREEGDLEHDFFEVFVIDASHHPVGTCSLNWILTTPRTVALTDVMKRDQTLIPVSMDQEEVALMFQKYALISAAVVDDSGRLVGQMTVDDIVHIISEEAGEDALLLSGAGDGDINEPIREAYSSRVRWLIANLGTAVVASAIIAFFGAAIEQLVALAVLMPIVASIGGNAGTQTMAVSVRAIATNQLTRTNTRKILWKELRVAVLNGATVAILIGIAAGLLYSPMMGAVIAAAMIINIAVAGLAGVLVPVIFERLNQDPAVASSVFVTMITDSMGFFAFLGLAVVSGLVGMG, from the coding sequence ATGGTCGATCCAAGCGCCCTCGACGAAGAAACCCTGACGGCCGATACCGCCGATGAGGAAGTGCGCCCTGACGACCGGATCGATGATGAACGTCACGATGAGGAAAACCGCCTGAAACCCCAATATGTGCGCGGCGTAAGAGACGCGCTCGAAGCGGGTGACAAAGGCGCAGTGTATGACCTGGTCGAACCGCTGCACCCGGCGGATATTGCCGATTTGATCGAGCTGTTCGACAGCGATGAACGCGCCCAGTTGGCCGCATCGATCACCGATTTGATGACCAGCGATGTGGTCGCAGAACTGAATGATCACGTCCGCGAAGTGATGATGGAGGCGCTCGACCCGGGAGCGGTAGCCACCATCGCGGAACAGCTGGAAACCGATGATGCGGTCCAGCTGCTCGAAGATCTGGACGAAGACGACCAGAAAGCGATCATCGCCGAGCTGGAACCGGAAACGCAGGCGGCCGTCAATTCCGCGCTGGCCTATCCAGAGGAAACCGCGGGCCGTTTGATGAACCGTCACGTGATGGCGGTGCCTGAACATCTGACGGTCGGCGATCTGATTGATTATCTGCGCGAAGAAGGCGATCTGGAACACGATTTCTTTGAAGTTTTTGTGATCGACGCCTCGCACCATCCCGTTGGCACGTGTTCGCTCAACTGGATTTTGACCACGCCGCGCACGGTCGCGCTGACCGATGTGATGAAACGTGACCAGACCCTGATCCCTGTCAGCATGGATCAGGAAGAGGTCGCGCTGATGTTTCAAAAATACGCTCTGATTTCGGCTGCTGTCGTCGATGATAGCGGGCGTCTGGTGGGCCAGATGACCGTGGATGATATCGTCCACATCATCTCCGAAGAGGCGGGCGAAGACGCTTTGCTGCTTTCGGGTGCGGGTGATGGCGACATTAACGAGCCAATCCGCGAGGCTTATTCCAGCCGTGTTCGCTGGCTAATTGCCAATCTGGGCACCGCTGTGGTTGCCTCGGCCATTATCGCGTTTTTTGGCGCAGCGATTGAACAATTGGTGGCGCTTGCGGTGCTGATGCCAATCGTGGCGAGCATTGGCGGCAATGCAGGCACGCAGACGATGGCGGTTTCGGTACGCGCGATTGCGACCAATCAGTTGACCCGTACAAACACCCGCAAAATTCTCTGGAAGGAATTGCGCGTCGCGGTTTTAAACGGAGCGACCGTGGCGATCCTGATCGGGATAGCCGCCGGATTGCTTTACAGCCCGATGATGGGCGCTGTGATTGCCGCCGCGATGATCATCAACATCGCAGTCGCAGGGCTGGCGGGTGTTCTGGTCCCTGTGATCTTTGAACGTTTGAATCAGGATCCGGCGGTCGCATCCTCGGTGTTCGTGACAATGATCACCGATTCCATGGGCTTTTTCGCCTTCCTCGGCCTCGCAGTTGTGAGCGGATTGGTGGGCATGGGTTGA
- a CDS encoding Flp family type IVb pilin gives MRYANLARHYLTKLASDQSGATAIEYSLIAGLVSIAAITAMASLGSQLSDTFSSTNEILANSG, from the coding sequence ATGCGTTACGCAAACTTGGCACGGCACTATTTGACTAAGCTTGCGTCTGACCAGAGCGGTGCGACGGCGATCGAATATTCTCTGATTGCGGGTCTGGTATCCATCGCAGCGATTACAGCTATGGCGAGCCTCGGCAGCCAGCTGAGCGATACGTTCAGCAGCACCAATGAAATACTTGCAAATAGCGGTTAA
- a CDS encoding DUF1489 family protein produces MPLHMTKIAFGAKSWADLASWYENRSEIALTTRNRPTRHAEMVGGSLYWILNHSLVARSEILSFTETADGRWNINLKPELVRVHQKRKRAHQGWRYLKEDDAPRDLADGEEVGDVLPGKMAAKLERLGLI; encoded by the coding sequence ATGCCCCTTCACATGACCAAAATCGCCTTTGGCGCGAAAAGCTGGGCCGATCTGGCCAGTTGGTATGAAAACCGCAGCGAAATTGCGCTGACCACCCGCAACCGCCCTACCCGCCACGCGGAAATGGTTGGCGGATCGCTCTATTGGATTTTGAACCACTCGCTGGTCGCGCGTTCCGAAATTCTGAGCTTTACGGAAACAGCCGATGGCCGCTGGAACATCAACCTGAAACCGGAACTTGTCCGCGTCCATCAGAAACGCAAGCGCGCGCATCAGGGCTGGCGCTATCTGAAAGAAGATGACGCGCCCCGCGATCTGGCCGATGGCGAAGAGGTGGGCGATGTGTTGCCGGGCAAGATGGCGGCGAAGCTGGAACGGTTAGGGTTGATCTGA
- a CDS encoding c-type cytochrome, translating to MTMTSFPKLRLIAITASMAFLAACGGAPDGDGADGEAAADQPAVIGERQENFEAIGDAFKLIRSELEIDNPDFAAIGNAATDINGRAQKITGYFPEGTSVDDGYDTEALATIWEDPTGFETAAQNLVDASAEMMTVAASGDAAAVAAQAKEVGGTCKGCHDKFRLDDD from the coding sequence ATGACCATGACATCTTTTCCGAAATTACGCCTGATCGCTATCACGGCGTCGATGGCGTTTCTCGCGGCATGCGGCGGCGCGCCGGATGGCGACGGCGCAGATGGCGAGGCTGCGGCTGATCAACCGGCGGTCATCGGTGAGCGGCAAGAAAACTTCGAAGCGATCGGCGATGCGTTCAAACTGATCCGCAGCGAGCTGGAGATCGACAACCCCGATTTCGCCGCTATCGGCAACGCAGCCACCGACATTAATGGGCGCGCTCAGAAGATCACCGGCTATTTCCCCGAAGGAACCAGCGTCGATGATGGCTATGATACCGAAGCCTTGGCGACAATCTGGGAAGACCCCACCGGATTTGAAACTGCGGCGCAAAATCTTGTCGATGCCAGCGCCGAAATGATGACTGTGGCGGCCAGCGGCGATGCGGCTGCGGTGGCGGCTCAGGCAAAAGAAGTCGGCGGGACGTGCAAAGGCTGTCACGATAAATTCCGTCTCGACGACGACTAA
- the miaB gene encoding tRNA (N6-isopentenyl adenosine(37)-C2)-methylthiotransferase MiaB: protein MKPTNPPKTYRVKSFGCQMNVYDGERMGELLTEKGLSPAPEGEDADLVVLNTCHIREKAAEKIYSDIGRLTKGKTQKKAPMIAVAGCVAQAEGEEIMTRAPAVSMVVGPQAYHRLPEMLDKAVKGERATDTDMPAIAKFDSLPQRKRRSPTAFLTVQEGCDKFCTYCVVPYTRGAEISRPFNDLVDEARKLIEVGAREITLLGQNVNAWSGEDTKGHKVGLAGLIHALAKLDGIERIRYTTSHPNDMDDALIAAHGEVEQLMPYLHLPVQSGNDRVLKAMNRSHTAESYLRLLERFREVRPDIALSGDFIVGFPGESEAEFEDTLSLVDEVRYAQAYSFKYSPRPGTPAATMDNAIATEVMDDRLQRLQARLNRDQIAFNEASVGKTCEVLVERKGKLPGQWLGKSPWLQSVWFEGEAEIGEMVRTALIEGRGSSMQGRLLDRV from the coding sequence ATGAAACCTACCAATCCCCCAAAGACCTACAGGGTCAAAAGCTTCGGCTGCCAAATGAACGTCTATGATGGCGAGCGTATGGGGGAGCTTCTTACCGAAAAGGGGCTGAGCCCGGCACCCGAGGGTGAAGACGCCGATCTGGTGGTTCTGAACACCTGCCATATCCGCGAGAAAGCCGCCGAAAAGATCTATTCCGATATTGGCCGCCTGACCAAAGGCAAGACGCAGAAAAAAGCGCCGATGATTGCGGTGGCGGGCTGCGTCGCCCAGGCAGAGGGCGAAGAGATCATGACCCGCGCTCCGGCTGTGTCCATGGTCGTCGGGCCGCAGGCCTATCACCGCCTGCCCGAGATGCTCGACAAAGCGGTGAAGGGCGAACGCGCCACCGATACAGATATGCCTGCGATTGCGAAGTTCGATTCGCTCCCGCAGCGTAAACGCCGCTCCCCCACAGCGTTTCTGACTGTACAGGAAGGGTGCGATAAATTCTGCACCTATTGCGTGGTGCCCTATACTCGCGGCGCAGAAATTTCACGTCCGTTCAATGATTTGGTCGATGAAGCGCGCAAACTGATCGAGGTTGGCGCGCGCGAAATCACGCTGCTGGGCCAGAATGTGAATGCATGGTCGGGTGAAGACACAAAAGGACACAAGGTGGGGCTTGCCGGCCTGATCCATGCTCTGGCGAAGCTCGATGGGATTGAGCGTATCCGGTATACGACCAGCCATCCCAATGACATGGACGACGCGCTGATCGCGGCGCATGGCGAGGTTGAACAGCTGATGCCGTATCTCCATCTGCCGGTGCAATCGGGCAATGACCGCGTCCTGAAAGCGATGAACCGTTCGCACACCGCCGAAAGCTATTTGAGATTGCTCGAACGGTTCCGCGAAGTGCGCCCTGACATCGCGCTCTCGGGTGATTTCATCGTCGGCTTTCCCGGCGAGAGCGAGGCGGAATTCGAAGACACGCTGAGCCTTGTTGATGAGGTCCGCTATGCTCAGGCTTACAGTTTCAAATATTCCCCGCGCCCCGGCACGCCTGCGGCGACAATGGACAATGCTATCGCCACAGAGGTGATGGATGATCGCCTGCAACGCCTGCAAGCCCGGCTGAACCGCGATCAGATCGCCTTTAACGAGGCAAGCGTCGGCAAAACGTGCGAGGTCTTGGTCGAACGCAAAGGCAAATTGCCCGGCCAATGGCTGGGCAAGTCGCCTTGGCTGCAATCGGTCTGGTTCGAAGGCGAGGCCGAAATTGGCGAAATGGTTCGGACCGCGCTGATCGAAGGCCGAGGCAGCTCTATGCAAGGACGATTGTTGGATCGCGTTTGA
- a CDS encoding cytochrome b/b6 domain-containing protein, giving the protein MALTPTRPIKVWDLPLRLTKWSFVGLVAAMWYTAENSLWWWHTRLGMVLFALLVFRIIWGFTGTRTARFAAFVRSPATVWAYLRGKETGFTIGHNPLGGFAVLALIGVMLAQVTMGLFAGDPYDGATGPLNSLVGVMTADTITDWHEDFLWVVLGMAGLHIIAVSIYSFIRLDDLIGPMITGNREEPASVDGIEAVPRGRAAVSFAIAVGLAAWVWLGAPPLG; this is encoded by the coding sequence ATGGCGTTAACCCCGACCCGCCCGATCAAAGTCTGGGATCTGCCCTTGCGGCTGACGAAATGGAGTTTCGTCGGGCTGGTCGCGGCGATGTGGTACACGGCGGAAAATTCGCTTTGGTGGTGGCATACGCGGCTGGGTATGGTGCTGTTTGCGCTGCTGGTTTTCCGCATAATCTGGGGCTTTACGGGCACTCGCACAGCGCGTTTTGCCGCGTTTGTGCGCAGCCCTGCGACGGTCTGGGCCTATCTTCGCGGGAAAGAGACCGGTTTCACCATCGGTCACAATCCGCTGGGCGGGTTTGCCGTTCTGGCTTTGATCGGGGTGATGCTGGCGCAGGTCACGATGGGGCTGTTTGCAGGTGATCCCTATGATGGCGCGACCGGACCGCTCAATTCGCTTGTTGGCGTCATGACGGCGGATACAATCACAGATTGGCACGAGGATTTCCTGTGGGTCGTGCTCGGCATGGCGGGACTGCACATTATTGCAGTCAGCATCTATTCGTTTATCCGGCTCGATGATCTGATCGGTCCGATGATTACCGGAAACCGCGAGGAGCCTGCGTCGGTCGATGGGATCGAAGCCGTGCCGCGGGGCAGGGCGGCGGTTTCTTTCGCTATTGCGGTCGGGCTTGCGGCATGGGTGTGGCTGGGCGCACCTCCGCTAGGCTGA
- a CDS encoding alpha/beta hydrolase family protein: MTLRWSAVAFLLLLSGCVTYPNISQSRSPCRLEPGGWCAFVREAAVDAYPYAIAATNTYVGDDDLFEDIGPNLVLVERLEIAEEDAEKGFDYRIFEQFAAGSKADPERQPIARILAFRGTDTGSLSDIFYGTLRDDQIDIALKYYRAERDRWGSGVQWVATGHSLGGALATEISAQYPSVRAYLFNTSPFYRSKAKQNDMYRTVFNERGEVLRRFAKFSASPAADVFTLNCAPQKGSFTKHKVRPLADCLTWIAAYEDADAKAVVDANSLKKPMVECGPDDKLHPGTRPPYIEPCVHQGRRDKPADGDSD; the protein is encoded by the coding sequence GTGACGCTTCGCTGGTCTGCGGTTGCATTCTTGCTGCTGCTGTCAGGTTGCGTCACCTATCCCAATATATCCCAATCGCGCAGTCCATGTCGGCTGGAACCCGGTGGGTGGTGCGCATTCGTGCGGGAGGCTGCGGTTGATGCCTATCCCTATGCCATCGCGGCGACCAACACCTATGTTGGCGATGATGATCTGTTCGAGGATATAGGCCCGAACCTTGTTTTGGTGGAGCGGCTGGAAATCGCCGAGGAAGATGCGGAAAAAGGGTTTGATTACCGCATTTTCGAACAATTTGCCGCTGGCAGCAAAGCAGATCCCGAGCGTCAGCCCATTGCCCGTATTCTCGCCTTTCGCGGCACTGATACAGGCAGCCTGTCCGATATATTCTACGGGACGCTGCGCGATGATCAGATCGATATTGCTCTGAAATATTATCGGGCAGAGCGCGATCGCTGGGGCAGCGGAGTGCAGTGGGTGGCGACCGGACACTCATTGGGCGGAGCGCTCGCAACCGAAATCTCGGCCCAATATCCGTCTGTGCGTGCGTATCTGTTCAACACGTCACCATTTTACCGCAGCAAAGCGAAGCAAAACGATATGTACCGCACCGTTTTCAACGAGCGCGGCGAGGTTCTGCGGCGCTTTGCAAAATTCAGCGCATCTCCGGCGGCGGACGTATTCACTCTTAATTGCGCGCCGCAAAAGGGCAGTTTTACCAAGCATAAGGTAAGGCCGCTGGCCGATTGTCTCACATGGATCGCAGCCTATGAAGATGCAGATGCAAAAGCGGTGGTCGATGCCAATTCGCTGAAAAAACCGATGGTTGAATGCGGGCCGGATGACAAACTGCATCCCGGCACCAGGCCGCCTTACATCGAGCCATGCGTCCATCAGGGGCGGCGTGACAAGCCAGCGGATGGCGACTCCGATTGA
- a CDS encoding DUF1295 domain-containing protein, whose product MSEDDATTKIAKSSGGAGKSIMVAVVVAAIGLAFSWFLGSQSQNLGGYSLVFICGVIAFGVNWLAFIPSAAAQSDKFYDTMGAVTYLSVTGIACLLSEQLDIRAIVIAAMVAIWALRLGSFLFMRIRREGGSDSRFEKIKVNPARFLVAWTLQAVWVTFTAAAALVAITASERVEIGIFFWLGAAIWVVGFAWEVIADRQKKEFKQDPSNKGDFINVGLWRWSRHPNYFGEITLWTGILVMTLPLLSGTAWLAVISPLFVTLLLTKVSGINLQNKQAEERWGDDPAYQEYRKNTPALIPMPPG is encoded by the coding sequence ATGAGCGAAGACGACGCAACCACAAAAATCGCCAAATCATCTGGCGGTGCCGGCAAAAGCATTATGGTTGCGGTTGTTGTCGCCGCGATCGGTTTGGCCTTTTCATGGTTCCTTGGCAGCCAAAGCCAAAATCTGGGCGGTTATTCGCTGGTCTTTATCTGCGGCGTCATCGCCTTTGGTGTGAACTGGCTCGCCTTCATTCCATCCGCCGCTGCGCAAAGTGACAAGTTTTACGACACGATGGGCGCGGTCACGTATCTTTCTGTGACGGGGATCGCCTGCCTCTTGTCAGAACAGCTGGATATTCGGGCAATCGTGATCGCCGCGATGGTGGCGATCTGGGCGCTCAGGCTGGGATCCTTTTTGTTCATGCGCATCCGGCGCGAAGGCGGGTCGGATTCCCGTTTTGAAAAGATCAAAGTCAATCCTGCGCGCTTCCTTGTCGCATGGACATTGCAGGCGGTCTGGGTAACTTTCACCGCCGCCGCTGCCCTTGTCGCGATCACCGCGAGCGAGCGGGTGGAGATCGGTATCTTCTTTTGGCTGGGCGCAGCAATCTGGGTGGTCGGTTTTGCCTGGGAAGTGATCGCGGATCGCCAGAAAAAAGAGTTTAAGCAAGACCCGTCAAACAAAGGCGACTTTATCAATGTTGGCCTGTGGCGCTGGTCCCGTCATCCGAACTATTTCGGAGAGATCACATTGTGGACCGGCATCCTCGTGATGACGCTGCCACTGCTATCCGGCACTGCATGGTTGGCCGTAATCTCGCCCTTGTTCGTGACCTTGCTGCTGACCAAAGTGAGCGGGATCAATTTGCAAAACAAGCAGGCCGAAGAACGCTGGGGCGATGATCCCGCCTATCAAGAATATCGCAAGAACACGCCCGCTTTGATCCCGATGCCGCCGGGCTAG